A single region of the Streptomyces sp. NBC_01262 genome encodes:
- a CDS encoding glycosyltransferase family 4 protein: MRTGEMSAAGLRVAVVHSFYASSSPSGENQAVVAQVAALRRAGHSTLLLGEHTDRLSRRPLYPLRAAATVATGYGRSPLAMLRRFRPDVVHVHNLFPNFGRSWLRQWAGPVVTTLHNYRPLCAAATLYRDGATCTSCPDGDPWTGLRHGCYRGSRTATAPLAWAGRRGPAADPLLRRADRIVVLSEMSRRVYLRAGIPHLRMDLVPNFTSDPAAVPEAAAAVSGRTARWVFAGRLSPEKGLLELLRRWPADQPLDVVGDGPLLDDCRRAAPAGVCFLGTLDHAELRRRLPSWTALVFPSRWPEGAPLIYPEALAAGLPVLAFSGSAVADAVLTQHTGAVVGWDEPLDRALSLAAERFPALRHHCQSVFERYYTEPGWTAGIEKVYGAAVASRAGTSKGPRSSPGPLTQEVR, from the coding sequence ATGCGGACGGGTGAAATGAGCGCGGCAGGCCTGCGGGTCGCCGTCGTGCACAGCTTCTACGCGTCCAGCAGTCCCAGTGGGGAGAACCAGGCGGTGGTCGCGCAGGTGGCAGCTCTGCGCAGAGCGGGGCACAGCACGCTTCTCCTGGGCGAGCACACTGACAGACTCAGCCGCAGGCCGCTGTACCCCTTGCGTGCCGCCGCTACGGTGGCCACCGGATACGGCCGTTCTCCGCTGGCCATGCTCCGGCGGTTCCGCCCGGACGTGGTGCACGTCCACAATCTCTTCCCCAACTTCGGGCGGTCCTGGCTGCGTCAATGGGCCGGCCCGGTCGTCACGACGCTGCACAACTACCGGCCGCTGTGCGCCGCCGCCACGCTCTACCGGGACGGGGCGACATGCACCTCCTGCCCCGACGGCGACCCGTGGACCGGGCTCCGGCACGGCTGCTACCGGGGATCACGAACGGCCACCGCACCGCTGGCCTGGGCGGGCCGCCGCGGTCCCGCAGCCGACCCGCTGCTGCGCCGCGCGGACCGTATCGTGGTGCTGTCGGAGATGAGCCGCCGGGTGTATCTGCGAGCAGGCATCCCGCACCTGCGGATGGATCTTGTACCTAACTTCACCTCAGATCCCGCCGCTGTCCCGGAAGCTGCCGCAGCCGTGTCGGGACGCACAGCCCGATGGGTCTTCGCCGGACGGCTGAGCCCGGAGAAGGGCCTGCTGGAGCTGCTGCGACGCTGGCCTGCCGACCAGCCGCTGGACGTGGTCGGCGACGGTCCGCTGCTCGACGACTGCCGCCGCGCCGCCCCAGCAGGGGTGTGCTTTCTCGGCACCCTGGACCACGCGGAACTGCGCAGACGGCTGCCGTCCTGGACGGCGTTGGTCTTCCCGAGCCGCTGGCCGGAAGGCGCTCCCCTCATCTATCCCGAGGCACTCGCCGCCGGGCTTCCGGTTCTCGCGTTTTCCGGTTCCGCTGTTGCTGATGCGGTACTCACGCAGCACACGGGTGCGGTCGTCGGTTGGGACGAGCCCTTGGACAGAGCGTTGTCCCTCGCTGCGGAGCGCTTCCCCGCCCTCCGTCACCACTGCCAGAGCGTGTTCGAGCGGTACTACACCGAGCCGGGGTGGACAGCAGGTATCGAAAAGGTCTACGGCGCCGCCGTCGCCTCCAGGGCGGGTACCTCAAAGGGCCCGCGCAGCAGCCCAGGACCGCTCACGCAGGAGGTACGGTGA
- a CDS encoding carboxyl transferase domain-containing protein, producing the protein MTARERIEGLLDPDSFIELDALVRHPCHDFGLQGWPRERLRAPGRPSGPAGRDDRPSRRTTRPDRAPHRCPGRERSATHGSGHYSKDHHGRSHQQEPNPIHPRRTPPTSTS; encoded by the coding sequence ATGACCGCCCGCGAGCGCATCGAAGGCCTACTGGACCCGGACTCGTTCATAGAACTGGACGCACTGGTCCGCCACCCGTGCCACGACTTCGGATTGCAGGGCTGGCCGCGTGAACGTCTCCGAGCTCCTGGCCGACCTTCGGGGCCAGCAGGACGAGACGACCGCCCGAGCCGCAGAACTACGCGGCCAGATCGAGCACCTCACCGCTGCCCTGGCCGAGAGCGAAGCGCGACTCACGGATCTGGCCACTACTCGAAAGATCATCACGGAAGGTCGCACCAGCAGGAGCCGAACCCGATCCACCCGAGGCGAACGCCACCTACCAGCACATCGTGA
- a CDS encoding transposase, translating to MRSGCEATVSETVHAHGLRHCRYRGLAETRVQHILTAAGTNIIRLSECFSPGTTPDRPCRPPSRFRRLCQNLPAQQGS from the coding sequence ATGCGGTCCGGATGCGAAGCCACCGTCTCCGAGACAGTCCACGCCCACGGCCTGCGCCACTGCCGCTACCGAGGCCTCGCCGAGACCCGCGTCCAGCACATCCTGACTGCCGCCGGAACCAACATCATCCGGCTCAGCGAGTGCTTCTCTCCAGGAACGACACCGGACCGGCCATGCCGACCACCCAGCCGATTCCGGCGACTCTGCCAGAACCTACCTGCCCAACAGGGCAGTTGA
- a CDS encoding WecB/TagA/CpsF family glycosyltransferase, whose amino-acid sequence MTLLTDSVPDDSVSDDCAAPVVHCLGVPIAAHTPESAARQVIRLARQHRATRSTRSARGTDVHLCNAHTLSLADRDPELHGILRRAALNLPDGQPVVWANQLLHRGTPLPATRVYGPDLFLDVFAHGQDAGLRHYLLGSTPEVLDALRSELLRRFPRTRIVGACSPPFRPMTDSELRDEEEAVFSSGADVVWVGLGTPKQDIRAAQLAAALPVVSVAIGAAFDFVAGNKPQAPQWMQQGGLEWLFRFGCEPRRLWRRYLFGNARFLRGVARQAAGTAVPRRAPTLPGTAAVALGGENIS is encoded by the coding sequence GTGACGCTCCTGACGGACTCCGTCCCCGACGACTCCGTGTCCGACGACTGCGCGGCTCCCGTCGTCCACTGCCTGGGCGTACCCATCGCCGCTCACACCCCCGAGAGCGCTGCCCGCCAGGTCATCCGGCTGGCCCGGCAGCACCGCGCCACCCGCTCGACCCGCTCCGCGCGCGGCACAGACGTACACCTCTGCAACGCCCACACCCTCTCCCTCGCCGACCGCGACCCGGAACTCCACGGCATCCTGCGTCGCGCCGCGCTGAACCTCCCCGACGGTCAACCCGTCGTCTGGGCCAACCAACTGCTGCACCGGGGTACACCCCTGCCCGCCACCCGGGTGTACGGCCCCGACCTCTTCCTCGACGTATTCGCGCACGGACAGGACGCCGGACTCCGGCACTACCTGCTCGGCTCCACCCCCGAGGTCCTGGACGCACTGCGGAGTGAACTGCTCCGGCGCTTCCCCCGGACCCGGATTGTGGGCGCCTGCTCGCCGCCCTTCCGGCCCATGACCGACAGCGAGCTGCGTGACGAGGAAGAGGCCGTATTCTCCTCCGGCGCGGACGTCGTCTGGGTCGGCCTCGGCACCCCCAAGCAGGACATCCGCGCGGCGCAACTGGCAGCGGCGCTCCCGGTCGTGAGCGTGGCCATAGGTGCGGCCTTCGACTTCGTGGCGGGCAACAAGCCGCAGGCGCCGCAGTGGATGCAGCAGGGAGGCCTCGAATGGCTCTTCCGTTTCGGCTGCGAGCCGCGCCGACTCTGGCGCCGCTATCTCTTCGGCAACGCCCGCTTCCTCCGCGGCGTCGCCCGGCAGGCCGCGGGGACCGCGGTGCCGCGACGGGCGCCTACCCTGCCCGGTACCGCGGCGGTCGCGCTCGGCGGGGAGAACATCTCATGA
- a CDS encoding glycosyltransferase family 4 protein, with product MLVSYACDPSRGTEPGLGWAWAEALAARGHVVELLTRPDRDNVQHIMRSIEDLGPVVGNRIRPHVLPVPACPRWLGLLPRGLRGKPAEFLRYEGWQRSAVDYARRHGLDRADLVHHVSYGSLVGGSALHRLGPPLVFGPVGGGQTAPHSQRRHLGTGYRQEVLRELLWVRGLSRRSSCRATLREAAVVLTTNRDTAHRARLLGRADSRMMLADGVPDALVREPSQEQSPRRPHPPTVLWVGRLSPLKAPGLAVRAFSLLRTEMPDARLVLIGDGPLRPELERLADRLKVARSVQFRGRLPWDQTMAAYDDADVLLFTSLRDSSGVQTLEAWARGLPVVHLDHQGVGDFSAPGGAVAVALRDPADLPQRLAHALTGVLTDEQARRRMGRAGLEWARQHTWTAKARRAEQLYYTVVADSL from the coding sequence GTGCTGGTCTCGTACGCCTGCGACCCGAGCCGCGGTACCGAACCGGGCCTCGGCTGGGCCTGGGCCGAAGCGCTTGCGGCGCGCGGGCACGTGGTGGAACTGCTGACCCGCCCGGACCGCGACAACGTACAGCACATCATGCGGAGCATCGAAGACCTGGGGCCGGTGGTGGGGAACCGCATCAGACCCCATGTCCTTCCGGTTCCGGCCTGCCCCCGGTGGCTCGGGCTACTGCCCCGGGGACTGCGCGGCAAGCCTGCGGAGTTCCTGCGTTACGAGGGCTGGCAGCGCAGCGCTGTGGACTATGCCCGTCGGCACGGGCTCGACCGCGCGGATCTGGTGCACCACGTCTCCTACGGTTCCCTGGTGGGTGGCAGCGCATTGCACCGGCTGGGGCCGCCCCTGGTGTTCGGGCCGGTCGGCGGGGGGCAGACGGCACCGCACAGCCAACGCCGTCATCTGGGTACCGGGTACCGGCAGGAGGTGCTGCGGGAACTGCTGTGGGTTCGCGGGCTCAGCCGCCGCTCCTCCTGCCGGGCGACTCTGCGCGAGGCCGCCGTGGTATTGACCACCAACCGCGACACCGCGCACCGCGCCCGCCTGCTCGGCCGCGCGGACAGCCGCATGATGCTGGCCGACGGGGTGCCGGACGCGCTGGTGCGTGAGCCGTCGCAGGAACAGTCGCCACGGAGGCCCCACCCGCCCACTGTCCTGTGGGTCGGCAGACTGAGCCCCCTCAAGGCGCCTGGGCTGGCGGTACGGGCCTTCTCCCTGCTCCGCACCGAGATGCCCGACGCCCGCCTGGTGCTGATCGGAGACGGCCCGCTGCGTCCGGAACTGGAGCGCCTTGCCGATCGGCTGAAGGTGGCCAGGTCGGTCCAATTCCGGGGCCGGTTGCCCTGGGATCAGACGATGGCGGCATACGACGACGCCGATGTCCTGCTCTTCACCAGCCTTCGCGACTCCTCCGGAGTACAGACACTGGAGGCGTGGGCCCGCGGACTCCCGGTGGTGCACCTCGACCACCAGGGCGTCGGAGACTTCTCGGCTCCCGGAGGCGCAGTAGCCGTGGCCCTGCGTGACCCCGCGGATCTGCCGCAGCGCCTGGCGCACGCGCTCACCGGGGTGCTGACCGACGAGCAGGCGCGTCGCCGTATGGGGAGGGCGGGTCTGGAATGGGCGCGGCAGCACACCTGGACCGCCAAGGCGCGACGTGCCGAACAGCTCTACTACACCGTTGTGGCCGACAGTCTCTGA
- a CDS encoding arsenate reductase/protein-tyrosine-phosphatase family protein: protein MPDVFAPSARDHWRPPFRVLMVCTGNLHRSPLAERLLTARLGSPGKTLRVGSAGTAARAGTPMDPVAAALLAELGGDPCGAVARRLTAELVEDADLVLGAATEHRDAAVRMSPAWALRRAFTLREFARLLRAEDAAGVTEPAERASELVRGAGSRRGAEGRGEDDDVADPYGAPEHAARSCAGRIAESVERIAAAVLG, encoded by the coding sequence ATGCCGGATGTCTTTGCCCCGTCGGCCCGTGATCACTGGCGGCCGCCTTTCCGGGTGCTCATGGTCTGCACGGGTAATCTGCACCGCTCGCCGCTGGCCGAGCGTCTGCTGACGGCACGCCTGGGCTCGCCCGGCAAGACGCTCCGGGTAGGCAGCGCGGGCACAGCCGCGAGGGCGGGCACTCCCATGGACCCGGTGGCCGCGGCTCTCCTGGCCGAGCTGGGCGGAGACCCATGCGGCGCCGTAGCTCGCCGGCTGACCGCGGAGCTGGTGGAAGATGCCGACCTCGTGCTGGGCGCTGCGACGGAACACCGCGACGCGGCGGTGAGGATGTCACCGGCCTGGGCGTTGCGGCGGGCGTTCACCTTGCGTGAGTTCGCCAGACTCCTGCGAGCCGAAGACGCCGCAGGGGTGACTGAGCCTGCGGAGCGGGCTTCCGAGCTGGTCCGCGGAGCCGGGTCCCGCAGGGGGGCGGAGGGCCGGGGTGAGGACGACGACGTGGCCGACCCGTACGGCGCACCTGAGCACGCGGCGCGGTCGTGCGCGGGGCGGATCGCGGAGTCGGTCGAACGGATCGCCGCGGCTGTGCTGGGCTGA
- a CDS encoding DUF4012 domain-containing protein, with the protein MGLVLAGAAWIVVTGALARNELLAAQRSLVALQSLRTAGASAVGAQDLGSLAPEVRSAAAHAARAHQYTTGPAWFLAAKVPVLGDPARTVRGAAWAIHRVTADVLPPLVHTVAGLTADARGVASRVDLAALRRAAPSLERAARLASDTRTRSAELPSNTWLPAADRARTRLNGQLDRLAPATADAASVARVLPAMMGAQVERRYLVIFQNTAEARGTGGLPGAFAVLTASQGKLSFDDFGNDTVMAGARATVDFGKEYAAQYAHNAPTTTWVNANLSPHFPYAAQIWAEAWSQHSSRKADGVIALDPGAMAGLLAVTGPARLADGTTVSAGNIVDLTERASYAAFTDTTERKGFFLDVARATAAKLLPAAHGRRLPALLSALRTELNDGRVIMWSAHPSEQRELRRQHFAGTLPDSPTPFAGLVVNNAAGTKLDYYLDRRLDWEPRQCTRYGRNITVTATLANRAPASGLPAYVTQRVDKPLYATKPGDNRLLVSYYASTGAVLTRATLDGRTALLNSATEQGHPVFTLDMELPAQSTHTLKLYLVEPPATREPVMLNQPLVRPLQSNVRPYPRCGG; encoded by the coding sequence GTGGGCCTGGTGCTCGCCGGAGCCGCATGGATCGTCGTCACCGGTGCGCTGGCCCGAAACGAGCTGCTGGCGGCTCAACGCAGCCTGGTCGCGCTGCAAAGCCTCAGGACGGCTGGCGCGTCGGCGGTCGGGGCACAGGACCTCGGCTCCCTGGCACCCGAAGTGCGCTCCGCCGCCGCGCATGCCGCCCGGGCCCACCAATACACCACCGGCCCAGCCTGGTTTCTGGCGGCGAAAGTCCCCGTTCTGGGCGACCCGGCGCGTACCGTGCGCGGGGCGGCATGGGCCATCCATCGCGTCACAGCGGACGTTCTGCCCCCGCTGGTACACACCGTGGCCGGTCTCACCGCCGATGCGCGGGGTGTCGCCAGCCGCGTCGACCTCGCCGCGCTCCGCCGCGCCGCTCCCTCCCTGGAACGCGCCGCGCGCCTGGCGTCCGACACGCGGACGCGGTCGGCCGAACTGCCCAGCAACACGTGGCTGCCGGCCGCAGACCGGGCCCGTACACGGCTCAACGGTCAACTCGACCGGCTCGCGCCAGCCACAGCCGACGCCGCCTCGGTGGCGCGCGTGCTTCCCGCCATGATGGGCGCGCAGGTCGAACGGCGCTACCTGGTGATCTTCCAGAACACAGCCGAGGCCCGGGGTACCGGAGGGCTGCCCGGCGCGTTCGCCGTCCTGACGGCTTCCCAGGGGAAGCTGAGTTTCGACGACTTCGGCAACGACACCGTCATGGCGGGCGCCCGTGCCACTGTCGATTTCGGCAAGGAGTACGCCGCGCAGTACGCACACAACGCGCCCACCACCACGTGGGTCAATGCCAACCTCAGTCCACACTTCCCCTACGCCGCGCAGATCTGGGCGGAGGCCTGGTCGCAGCACAGCAGTAGGAAAGCCGACGGGGTCATCGCCCTCGACCCGGGCGCGATGGCCGGATTGCTCGCGGTCACCGGCCCGGCGCGGCTTGCCGACGGCACCACGGTGTCGGCCGGGAACATTGTGGATCTGACCGAACGCGCCAGCTACGCGGCCTTCACGGACACCACGGAGCGCAAGGGTTTCTTCCTTGACGTGGCCAGGGCCACTGCCGCGAAGCTGCTCCCCGCCGCCCACGGACGACGACTGCCTGCCCTGCTGTCGGCCCTGCGCACAGAGCTGAATGATGGGCGGGTCATCATGTGGAGCGCCCATCCGTCCGAGCAACGCGAGCTCCGGCGGCAGCACTTCGCGGGCACCCTGCCGGACAGCCCGACTCCGTTCGCAGGACTGGTGGTCAACAACGCGGCCGGGACGAAACTCGACTACTACCTCGACCGGAGACTGGATTGGGAGCCGCGGCAGTGCACCCGGTACGGGCGGAACATCACTGTGACGGCGACGCTCGCCAACAGGGCCCCGGCCTCCGGGCTCCCCGCGTACGTCACTCAGAGGGTGGACAAGCCGCTGTACGCCACCAAGCCAGGGGACAACCGGCTACTGGTCTCCTACTACGCCAGCACGGGAGCTGTCCTGACCCGGGCTACGTTGGACGGTCGGACCGCGCTGCTCAACAGCGCCACGGAGCAGGGGCATCCCGTGTTCACACTGGACATGGAGTTGCCAGCCCAATCGACCCACACCCTCAAGCTGTACCTGGTTGAACCTCCTGCCACGCGGGAACCGGTCATGCTGAACCAGCCTCTGGTCCGGCCTCTGCAGTCCAACGTGCGGCCCTACCCCCGGTGCGGCGGTTGA
- a CDS encoding FkbM family methyltransferase — MKMAGLTRRMTLKTTAAVVPRITRVVPRCDMERLGSHYGGWWIPTGLLSRDAVVYAAGVGEDVTFDLALIERFGCEVWAMDPTPRSIAFAARIAEPRWNFLPIGLWKENATVHFHPPADPAHVSHSVTEIRGSGHGFDAQCRQLTTLMTEMGHDRLDLLKMDIEGAEGPVLDQMLARGVRPRILCVEFDTPESPRALLRRLRRLEDAGYVIRQTEGRNYTLTQG, encoded by the coding sequence ATGAAGATGGCTGGTCTCACCCGACGGATGACGCTGAAGACCACGGCGGCAGTCGTGCCACGGATCACCCGCGTTGTCCCGCGGTGCGACATGGAACGGCTGGGCAGCCACTACGGCGGATGGTGGATCCCCACCGGCCTGCTCTCTCGGGACGCCGTCGTCTATGCGGCCGGAGTCGGCGAGGATGTCACGTTCGATCTGGCCCTCATCGAGCGGTTCGGCTGCGAAGTCTGGGCGATGGATCCCACTCCGCGGTCGATCGCGTTCGCGGCACGGATCGCCGAACCGCGGTGGAACTTCCTCCCGATCGGGCTCTGGAAGGAAAACGCCACCGTGCACTTCCATCCACCCGCCGACCCCGCGCACGTCTCACACTCCGTGACGGAAATCCGCGGCAGCGGCCACGGCTTCGATGCGCAGTGCCGCCAGCTGACCACACTCATGACAGAGATGGGGCACGACCGGCTCGACCTGCTGAAGATGGACATCGAAGGCGCGGAGGGGCCGGTGCTGGACCAAATGCTGGCCCGCGGCGTCCGTCCACGGATTCTGTGCGTGGAGTTCGACACGCCGGAGAGCCCCCGCGCCCTTCTGCGCCGCCTGCGCCGTCTGGAGGACGCCGGGTACGTGATCCGGCAGACCGAAGGACGGAACTACACCCTGACTCAGGGCTGA
- a CDS encoding UDP-glucuronic acid decarboxylase family protein codes for MRAVVTGGAGFIGSHLCERLLAQGGDVVCVDNFMTSGLHNIEHLMQHPRFSFSYRDVSEGFVVDGPVDAVFHLASPASPTDYLRLPLETLRVGSAGTWNALDLAASKGARFLLTSTSETYGDPQIHPQTEDYWGNVNPVGPRSVYDEAKRFGEALTMAYRRTCGVDAKIVRIFNTFGPRMRPDDGRAIPTFVRQALEGKPLTVTGDGTQTRSLCYVDDLVDGLVRMMAGEHSGPVNLGTPHEVSMLDLARWITELTGSSSEIQRVPRPQDDPEKRRPDITLARELLGWEPKTPVERGLRETIACLSSRLSQNAGAEHGTAIPVPEQGLTTGVHS; via the coding sequence ATGCGTGCAGTAGTGACCGGCGGAGCCGGGTTCATCGGCTCCCATCTGTGCGAGCGATTGCTCGCCCAGGGCGGTGATGTGGTTTGTGTGGACAACTTCATGACGTCCGGTCTGCACAACATCGAACATCTGATGCAGCACCCGCGATTCTCTTTCAGCTACCGGGACGTCAGCGAGGGCTTCGTCGTGGACGGCCCGGTGGACGCGGTATTCCACCTGGCCTCACCTGCTTCGCCCACCGACTATCTGAGGCTGCCCCTGGAAACCCTGCGCGTCGGGTCGGCCGGCACCTGGAACGCCCTGGACCTGGCGGCTTCGAAGGGCGCCCGGTTCCTGCTGACATCGACATCCGAGACCTACGGGGACCCGCAGATTCACCCGCAGACCGAGGACTACTGGGGCAACGTCAACCCGGTCGGACCCCGCTCCGTCTACGACGAGGCCAAGCGATTCGGCGAGGCGCTCACGATGGCGTACCGCAGGACCTGTGGCGTGGACGCGAAGATCGTCAGAATCTTCAACACCTTCGGCCCTCGTATGCGCCCCGATGACGGCCGGGCCATCCCCACTTTCGTCCGCCAAGCGCTGGAGGGGAAGCCCCTCACGGTCACCGGCGACGGCACCCAGACCCGGTCCCTGTGTTACGTCGACGACTTGGTCGACGGACTTGTCCGGATGATGGCCGGCGAGCACTCCGGCCCGGTCAATCTGGGCACCCCGCATGAGGTCTCCATGCTCGACCTCGCCCGGTGGATCACCGAGCTCACCGGCTCGTCCTCCGAGATCCAACGGGTGCCCCGGCCGCAGGACGACCCCGAGAAACGCCGCCCGGACATCACCCTGGCCCGCGAACTGCTCGGCTGGGAACCGAAGACTCCCGTCGAACGGGGGCTACGCGAGACCATTGCCTGCTTGAGCAGCCGGCTGAGCCAGAACGCCGGGGCCGAGCACGGCACCGCAATCCCCGTCCCCGAACAGGGGCTCACCACGGGAGTGCACTCGTGA
- a CDS encoding nucleotide sugar dehydrogenase, translating into MTAVVGTAVQVGKSAVPAPVRAAVLGLGYVGLPVALAAAEAGVDVVGFDVDAGRVAVLEMGRSPVDTVTDESLGRAHATGLLSFTSDPDDLAAATTYVICVPTPLLDKLPDLSMVTSAVEFVARSLSPGDLVSLESTTYPGTTEGLVADLIEQISSLVAGRDYHLVFSPERIDPGNPEFGLRNTPKIVGGVTRECTAAGTAFYRRLVDRVVPVSSPREAETAKLLENTFRHVNIALVNEMAVLCRELGIDLHEAIDAAATKPFGFMPFYPGPGVGGHCIPIDPAYFSWRVRQLGSSFRFVELATEINDRMPSYVTSRIAEMLNAVRKPLNGASIVLVGVAYKRGIGDLRQSPAFSVARRLIRSGAELSWHDPYVSEFVVDGLPLPEVKSLGRDTLSGVDLAVLHTDHSCLDLDGLVRNAPLVLDTRGALNGRSPSVEGL; encoded by the coding sequence ATGACGGCTGTCGTCGGGACCGCAGTGCAGGTGGGGAAGTCCGCGGTCCCCGCACCAGTACGGGCGGCCGTGCTCGGCCTGGGATACGTAGGCCTGCCCGTGGCCCTTGCGGCAGCGGAAGCAGGTGTCGACGTCGTCGGATTCGATGTGGACGCCGGCCGGGTGGCGGTCCTGGAGATGGGCCGGAGCCCGGTCGACACCGTCACCGACGAATCCCTCGGTCGTGCGCACGCGACCGGGCTGCTCTCGTTCACCAGCGACCCTGACGACCTGGCGGCGGCCACAACCTACGTGATCTGCGTCCCGACGCCGCTTCTGGACAAGCTGCCGGACCTGTCCATGGTGACCAGCGCCGTCGAGTTCGTCGCACGTTCGCTGAGCCCCGGCGATCTGGTGAGTCTGGAATCGACCACCTACCCGGGCACCACCGAGGGTCTGGTGGCCGACCTCATCGAACAGATCTCGTCGCTCGTGGCGGGCCGGGACTACCACCTCGTGTTCTCCCCGGAACGGATCGACCCGGGCAACCCGGAATTCGGTCTGCGGAACACGCCCAAGATCGTCGGTGGGGTCACCAGGGAATGCACGGCGGCGGGAACCGCCTTCTACCGCAGGCTGGTCGACCGCGTTGTCCCCGTTTCGTCACCCAGAGAAGCGGAGACGGCCAAGCTGCTGGAGAACACCTTCCGGCACGTCAACATCGCCCTCGTCAACGAAATGGCCGTCCTCTGCCGTGAACTCGGCATCGATCTGCACGAAGCGATCGACGCCGCGGCCACAAAGCCCTTCGGCTTCATGCCCTTCTACCCCGGTCCCGGCGTCGGAGGCCACTGCATTCCCATCGATCCGGCGTACTTCTCGTGGCGAGTGCGGCAGCTCGGCTCCTCCTTCCGGTTCGTCGAGCTCGCGACGGAGATCAACGACCGCATGCCCTCGTACGTGACCTCGCGGATCGCGGAGATGCTCAATGCGGTGCGGAAACCGCTCAACGGCGCCTCGATCGTGCTCGTCGGAGTGGCCTACAAACGGGGGATCGGCGATCTCCGCCAGTCGCCGGCCTTCTCCGTGGCCCGGCGGCTCATCCGCTCCGGCGCGGAGCTGAGCTGGCACGACCCCTATGTCTCCGAATTCGTCGTCGACGGCCTGCCCCTCCCCGAGGTCAAGTCACTCGGCCGGGACACCCTCTCCGGCGTGGACCTGGCCGTCCTCCACACGGACCACTCGTGCCTCGACCTGGATGGACTGGTCCGGAACGCCCCCCTGGTACTCGACACCCGCGGGGCGCTGAACGGACGGTCGCCCAGCGTTGAAGGGCTGTAG
- a CDS encoding sugar transferase: MLGSGVRTVKRAVDVTGATLLIVLLAPVLIAAAAAVALDSPGPVLFRQRRAGLHGREFHVLKLRTMRVGSERQRHALAASNESDGHLFKIREDPRVTSTGRFLRRFSLDELPQLFNVLMGHMSLVGPRPLPLEDSAFTGDARNRLLVRPGLTGLWQISGRSDLSWDETLRLDLTYVDTWSLRLDLLILARTPAAVLRGNGAY; encoded by the coding sequence ATGCTCGGATCAGGCGTCAGGACGGTCAAGCGGGCCGTCGATGTCACGGGGGCCACGCTCCTGATCGTGCTGCTGGCCCCGGTCCTGATCGCCGCGGCTGCCGCCGTCGCGCTCGACAGCCCCGGCCCCGTGCTCTTCCGGCAGCGCAGGGCGGGGCTGCATGGCCGGGAGTTCCACGTGCTGAAGCTGCGCACCATGCGGGTCGGTTCCGAACGGCAGCGCCATGCCCTGGCCGCCAGCAATGAGAGCGACGGGCACCTGTTCAAGATCCGCGAGGACCCACGTGTCACCAGCACCGGTCGATTTCTGCGCCGGTTCTCGTTGGACGAGCTGCCCCAGCTGTTCAATGTGCTGATGGGCCACATGTCGCTGGTCGGCCCGCGGCCACTGCCGCTGGAGGACTCGGCGTTCACCGGGGACGCGCGCAACAGGCTGCTGGTCCGTCCCGGCCTCACCGGGCTGTGGCAGATCAGCGGCCGGTCGGATCTCAGCTGGGACGAGACCCTGCGACTGGACCTGACATACGTCGACACGTGGTCACTCCGGTTGGACCTGCTCATCCTCGCCCGAACCCCGGCCGCGGTATTGCGGGGGAACGGAGCCTACTGA